In Sander vitreus isolate 19-12246 chromosome 7, sanVit1, whole genome shotgun sequence, a genomic segment contains:
- the opn7b gene encoding opsin 7, group member b, whose translation MGNASETFLLVSRISKDLDFLMGTIYTIFGMLSVVGNGILMFVAYRKKSSLKPAEFFVVNLAVSDLGMTITLLPLAISSAFTHMWLFNETTCMAYAFCGVLFGLCSLTNLTVLSCVCWLKVCCPNYGNKFSYCHACLLVAGVWCYAGIFAVGPLSGWGEYGAEPYGTACCINWHAPRQDSAAMSYIICLFVFCYIVPCTVIFLSYTFILLTVRGSRQAVQQHMSPQNKITNAQAFIIKLSVAVCIGFLTAWSPYAIVSMWAAFVKPTTVPPMAFALAAIFAKSSTLYNPIVYLVFKPNFRKSLSRDVAKCRTTLCGCLGQDSSAQKGTGRQSSHKEECNSTRFSNGLPENHRTCRHCPYPETATGTRENFTEYSPQQTVRILKGSIHNEVAVSQLSHELQSDLF comes from the exons ATGGGAAATGCCTCTGAAACATTTCTGCTTGTGTCCAGAATATCAAAAGACCTTGACTTCCTCATGGGAACTATCTACACAATTTTTG GAATGCTATCGGTGGTGGGAAATGGTATCCTGATGTTTGTGGCCTATAGAAAGAAGTCCTCCCTGAAGCCGGCAGAGTTCTTTGTGGTTAACCTGGCTGTCAGTGACCTGGGCATGACCATAACCCTGTTGCCACTGGCTATCTCCTCAGCCTTTACTCACAT gTGGTTGTttaatgagacaacctgtatgGCCTATGCCttctgtggtgttttgtttggACTGTGCAGTCTGACCAACCTCACGGTGCTCTCCTGTGTCTGCTGGCTCAAGGTCTGCTGCCCAAACTATG GTAACAAGTTCTCCTACTGCCACGCATGCCTTTTGGTTGCTGGGGTCTGGTGCTACGCTGGAATTTTTGCTGTAGGTCCCCTGTCGGGCTGGGGAGAGTACGGGGCTGAGCCTTACGGTACAGCATGCTGCATCAACTGGCATGCTCCAAGACAAGACTCTGCAGCTATGAGCTACATAATCTGCCTCTTCGTCTTCTGCTACATTGTGCCCTGCACTGTCATCTTTCTGTCCTACACATTCATTCTACTGACCGTCCGGGGCTCCCGCCAGGCAGTGCAGCAGCACATGTCCCCACAGAACAAAATCACCAATGCACAGGCATTTATCATTAAG CTTTCAGTGGCAGTTTGCATTGGTTTCCTGACAGCATGGAGTCCATATGCCATTGTGTCTATGTGGGCAGCATTTGTTAAGCCAACAACTGTACCACCCATGGCTTTTGCTCTGGCAGCTATCTTTGCCAAGTCCTCCACCCTTTACAACCCTATTGTCTATCTGGTCTTCAAGCCCAACTTCCGCAAGTCCCTGAGTCGGGATGTGGCCAAGTGCAGGACGACACTCTGTGGATGTCTGGGTCAGGACAGCTCTGCACAAAAGGGAACTGGCAGGCAATCCAGTCATAAAGAAGAGTGTAACTCGACAAGGTTCTCAAATGGGCTACCAGAGAACCACAGGACATGCAGACACTGTCCTTACCCTGAAACAGCTACTGGTACCAGAGAAAACTTTACAGAATACAGCCCCCAACAGACTGTAAGAATACTTAAAGGATCAATACATAATGAGGTTGCTGTCAGTCAGCTCTCCCATGAGTTGCAGAGtgacttattttag